The following are encoded together in the Lentimicrobiaceae bacterium genome:
- the gldL gene encoding gliding motility protein GldL, whose protein sequence is MGLQSIVTSKGYKLFMAKLYGIGAAVAITGALFKIVHLPGANIMLIAGLSAEAIIFFFSAFEPPYVEPDWSLVYPELAGMYEHMRPTKKEKKVKDKDKKQVTAPGVAKTPTQELDDMLTQAKIGPELIESLGEGMRRMSENVSKMSNVTDSAITSDTFVRNVTEASKSASELSKSYQNMGRVLDEDAKVTGEFSNSIKSAASTASNLAQTYEEVSGAIKKEINVAQTFSNTMSEAANSANNLVQKYNESAELLSKSADILNFSASDSKNYNEQLQKISNNLATLNNIYEMQVKSVTSQVDSSKELTNSVSNFLSTLETSAKNMDNYQKELSALTQRVAALNQVYGNMLSAMNFNPKN, encoded by the coding sequence ATGGGACTACAAAGTATTGTAACAAGTAAAGGATATAAACTTTTCATGGCTAAGCTCTACGGGATAGGAGCTGCAGTAGCTATTACAGGAGCACTTTTTAAAATTGTACACTTACCGGGAGCAAATATTATGCTTATAGCCGGTCTTTCGGCGGAGGCTATAATATTCTTTTTCTCTGCGTTCGAACCACCTTACGTTGAACCAGACTGGTCTCTGGTGTACCCGGAATTAGCAGGTATGTACGAACACATGCGTCCCACCAAAAAAGAAAAAAAAGTCAAGGATAAAGATAAAAAACAAGTAACTGCTCCAGGTGTAGCAAAAACGCCAACACAGGAACTTGACGATATGCTTACACAAGCCAAGATAGGACCGGAACTTATCGAAAGTTTAGGAGAAGGCATGAGAAGAATGAGCGAAAATGTTAGCAAAATGTCAAATGTTACCGATTCGGCAATTACATCCGACACCTTTGTCAGAAATGTAACCGAAGCAAGTAAATCGGCTAGCGAGCTTTCAAAATCGTACCAAAATATGGGTAGAGTGTTAGATGAAGATGCAAAAGTTACAGGAGAATTTTCTAATAGCATTAAATCGGCTGCAAGTACTGCAAGCAACTTAGCTCAAACATACGAAGAAGTTTCGGGTGCTATTAAAAAGGAAATTAATGTAGCACAAACATTTTCAAACACAATGTCGGAAGCAGCAAATTCGGCAAATAATTTAGTACAAAAATATAATGAGTCCGCTGAATTGTTATCGAAATCAGCTGATATACTTAATTTTAGTGCTTCCGATAGTAAAAACTACAACGAACAGCTACAAAAAATTTCAAACAACCTTGCAACGTTGAACAATATATATGAAATGCAAGTTAAGTCTGTTACATCTCAAGTTGATTCCAGCAAAGAACTTACTAACTCAGTAAGTAACTTCCTTTCAACTCTTGAAACTTCAGCCAAAAACATGGATAACTATCAAAAAGAACTTAGTGCACTTACTCAAAGAGTTGCGGCTCTTAACCAAGTGTACGGTAATATGTTATCGGCAATGAACTTCAATCCAAAAAACTAA
- the gldM gene encoding gliding motility protein GldM, whose product MAAYKETPRQKMIAMLYLILTAMLALNVSVELLNAFLIVNETIAKTNETFDAKTGELYTRFEKYNSDNPEKVTPFWNKALEAKALSKELKDYVNETKYELISIAEGITKEEAKTIALRDIKKKDKYDTPTRFFIGNSNDGSAGKAGEMRKKIEKYKEDIMNLVEPEKRGMIKIGLDTEGPFYDAGRTQQNWEMYNFYHTILAADVAILNNIVGEIQNIEYDVVNHLMAEIGASDFKIDQIGATVVPKSQYVFQGENYEAEVFVTAMDTKQSFSANIGGVSRSSENGVIKISLPSTSPGPKKVTGTVFFKKPDGTDVTAPVEFDYIVAPPSLAVSATKMNVFYVGVDNPVTISAGGVSPDQITATTNNGQIVRSGSDWIVRPATAGASKITVNAQLDGRVKSMGSVDYRVKYVPSPTAMIANINEGAITKDRLIAARAIIPKMPDDFEFDLYFVITSFNFSGNRRGDIIDLPSKGNTLTPEMIDFIRNARTREQITINDIQAKGPDGRTRRLTPIVLTIQ is encoded by the coding sequence ATGGCTGCATATAAGGAAACACCCAGACAAAAGATGATAGCAATGTTGTATCTTATACTCACTGCTATGTTGGCTCTTAATGTCTCCGTTGAACTATTGAACGCGTTTTTGATTGTCAACGAAACTATTGCCAAAACAAATGAGACTTTCGATGCAAAAACGGGAGAACTTTATACAAGATTTGAAAAATATAACTCCGATAATCCTGAAAAAGTAACCCCTTTCTGGAATAAGGCTTTAGAAGCAAAAGCTTTATCCAAAGAACTTAAAGATTATGTTAATGAAACAAAATACGAACTTATCTCCATTGCTGAAGGAATTACAAAAGAAGAAGCTAAAACTATTGCTCTTCGCGATATTAAGAAGAAAGATAAGTACGACACACCTACCAGATTTTTTATTGGCAACTCTAATGACGGTTCTGCCGGTAAAGCCGGAGAAATGAGAAAGAAAATTGAAAAGTACAAAGAAGATATTATGAACTTGGTAGAGCCCGAAAAGAGAGGTATGATAAAAATTGGTTTGGATACAGAAGGTCCATTCTACGACGCAGGCAGAACACAACAAAATTGGGAAATGTATAATTTTTATCATACCATATTGGCTGCCGACGTTGCTATATTAAACAACATTGTAGGCGAAATTCAAAATATCGAATATGACGTTGTAAACCACCTTATGGCTGAAATTGGAGCATCGGACTTTAAAATTGACCAAATAGGTGCTACGGTTGTTCCTAAGAGTCAGTACGTTTTCCAAGGCGAAAACTACGAAGCTGAAGTGTTTGTTACCGCTATGGATACCAAACAAAGCTTTTCGGCTAACATAGGTGGTGTAAGTCGTTCGAGTGAAAATGGAGTTATTAAAATCTCCCTTCCTTCAACTTCGCCCGGACCTAAAAAAGTAACCGGAACCGTGTTTTTCAAAAAACCCGACGGAACCGACGTTACTGCTCCCGTTGAATTTGATTATATCGTCGCTCCTCCTTCATTAGCCGTTTCGGCAACCAAAATGAATGTATTTTACGTAGGTGTTGACAATCCTGTAACAATTTCGGCAGGCGGTGTTTCTCCCGATCAAATTACCGCTACTACTAACAACGGTCAGATTGTTAGAAGCGGAAGCGACTGGATAGTCAGACCAGCAACAGCAGGAGCTTCAAAAATAACTGTAAATGCCCAACTTGACGGTAGAGTGAAGAGTATGGGTAGCGTTGATTATAGGGTAAAATATGTGCCAAGTCCAACTGCAATGATAGCTAACATTAATGAAGGTGCTATAACTAAGGACAGACTTATTGCCGCACGAGCTATTATCCCTAAAATGCCCGACGATTTTGAATTCGATTTATATTTCGTTATTACTTCTTTCAATTTTTCAGGAAATAGAAGGGGAGACATTATTGACTTGCCAAGTAAAGGCAATACTCTAACTCCTGAGATGATTGACTTTATTAGAAATGCCAGAACTAGAGAACAAATTACGATCAACGATATTCAAGCCAAAGGTCCCGATGGCAGAACCAGAAGACTTACTCCAATTGTTCTAACTATACAATAA
- the gldN gene encoding gliding motility protein GldN, which translates to MKQIIIILAAVLCITISSYSQAILNTPPLDGVIDKTERFEKEPVPYAYVRTSDYVWERRIWRTIDFKEKMNQVMYYPEVPHNNWRNFITVIMDALREGTLTAYDATSATDEFTTPLSYKELMERTDRTQTVQLQRNYPPYDYYDTVLVEKFNPSHVKSLRIKEDWYFDKQRSMLEVRIIGLCPVVDRFNEDGSYRGPSPMFWINFAEARPVLAKAEVFNRFNGAARMSYDEFFWKRMFSSYITKVDNQYDRSIAEYATGMDAVLESQRIKDELLNFEQNLWEY; encoded by the coding sequence ATGAAACAAATAATCATAATATTGGCAGCTGTACTATGCATAACTATAAGTAGTTATTCGCAGGCTATATTAAATACTCCTCCATTAGATGGAGTAATAGATAAAACGGAACGTTTCGAAAAAGAACCTGTGCCTTATGCTTATGTTCGCACATCTGACTATGTATGGGAACGCCGTATATGGAGAACCATTGACTTCAAAGAAAAAATGAATCAAGTAATGTACTATCCCGAAGTGCCACACAACAATTGGCGTAACTTTATAACCGTCATTATGGACGCTCTTCGTGAAGGAACACTTACCGCATACGATGCTACATCTGCAACAGACGAGTTTACAACTCCTTTAAGCTACAAAGAACTTATGGAGAGAACCGACCGTACGCAAACTGTACAGCTTCAAAGAAACTATCCTCCATACGACTACTACGATACGGTTTTGGTTGAAAAATTCAATCCTTCGCATGTTAAATCACTACGTATTAAAGAAGATTGGTATTTCGACAAACAACGTTCCATGCTTGAAGTCAGAATTATAGGTCTTTGTCCGGTAGTCGACCGCTTTAATGAAGACGGCTCATATAGAGGTCCTTCGCCAATGTTTTGGATAAACTTTGCCGAAGCCAGACCAGTTCTTGCCAAAGCCGAAGTGTTTAACAGATTTAACGGTGCCGCTCGTATGTCGTACGATGAGTTTTTCTGGAAAAGAATGTTTTCAAGCTACATTACTAAAGTTGATAACCAGTACGACAGAAGTATTGCCGAATACGCTACAGGTATGGATGCTGTGCTTGAATCGCAAAGAATTAAAGATGAATTGCTCAACTTTGAGCAAAACTTGTGGGAATACTAA
- the recG gene encoding ATP-dependent DNA helicase RecG produces the protein MQVDLLDTPIEYLKGIGPKRGKILRDELNISTYYDLLHYFPFRHVDKSKFYKINEIQSDNVYIQLKAKVIKTETIGVGRKMRLVVTVEDDTGSIELIWFAGIRWVKDKFKINSEWVIFGKPTYFKGVYNIAHPEMEPVSEFSLINIDPLQPIYYTSEKMKQHGLGTKQLAKLTKTLIDQVYAVIGENLNKDIINRYKFLSRRDSLKEIHYPKNERNLDKAKESLIFEELFFLQLNILSYKHQRSVSIKGFTFSVVGDNFNYFYSNLLPFKLTNAQKRVIKEIRADMRSGKQMNRLLQGDVGSGKTLVALMCMLIAVDNNFQSCLMAPTEILANQHYNTISKMLGDMNINVGLLTGSSTASERKKLHEELQDGSLHIIIGTHALIEDIVQFKNLGFVVIDEQHRFGVEQRAKLWKKSITPPHVLVMTATPIPRTLAMTLYGDLDVSVIDELPPGRLPIKTIAAFEKDRQKVFRFVKKNIDEKRQAYIVYPIIEESETLDLRSLYEEFENIKQIFPSPKYSIDMLHGKMKPAEKDEAMLKFKNGETDIMVATTVVEVGVDVPNANIMVIENAERFGLSQLHQLRGRVGRGKYQSYCILISDYSKLSSEGRTRIQTMVNSNDGFEIADVDLRLRGPGDLEGTAQSGILELKIANLVRDERMLVVAKNEADRVLLYENGLNNPENINILKHFLLLKKKQKSFSQIS, from the coding sequence ATGCAAGTAGATTTATTAGATACTCCTATTGAATACCTTAAAGGAATTGGTCCTAAAAGGGGTAAAATACTGAGAGATGAATTGAATATCAGTACATACTACGATTTGTTGCATTATTTTCCATTCAGGCATGTTGACAAAAGCAAATTTTATAAAATAAACGAAATCCAATCCGACAACGTTTATATTCAACTGAAAGCTAAGGTAATAAAAACTGAAACCATAGGTGTTGGCAGAAAAATGCGACTTGTAGTTACGGTTGAAGACGACACCGGAAGCATTGAACTGATTTGGTTTGCAGGTATAAGATGGGTTAAAGATAAGTTTAAAATAAACTCCGAATGGGTAATTTTTGGAAAACCCACTTATTTTAAAGGAGTGTACAACATCGCTCACCCCGAAATGGAACCTGTGAGTGAGTTCTCATTAATAAATATAGACCCTCTACAGCCAATATACTACACTTCCGAAAAAATGAAGCAACACGGCTTGGGTACAAAGCAACTAGCTAAACTAACTAAAACCCTAATCGACCAAGTTTATGCAGTAATAGGCGAAAATCTTAACAAAGACATAATAAATCGTTATAAATTTTTATCACGAAGAGATAGTCTGAAAGAAATTCACTATCCTAAAAACGAAAGAAATCTTGACAAAGCAAAAGAAAGTCTGATTTTTGAAGAACTTTTCTTTCTTCAACTCAATATCTTAAGCTACAAACATCAACGAAGCGTAAGCATAAAAGGCTTTACTTTTTCTGTTGTCGGCGATAATTTCAATTATTTTTACAGCAACCTCCTACCCTTTAAGCTAACTAATGCTCAAAAAAGAGTGATAAAAGAAATTAGAGCCGATATGCGCTCGGGTAAACAAATGAACCGACTTTTGCAAGGCGATGTCGGTAGCGGCAAAACCTTAGTCGCTCTTATGTGTATGCTTATAGCCGTCGATAATAACTTTCAGTCTTGCCTTATGGCTCCTACCGAAATTCTTGCAAACCAACACTACAACACTATCAGCAAAATGCTAGGCGATATGAATATAAATGTTGGATTACTAACGGGAAGTAGTACGGCTTCGGAAAGAAAGAAACTACATGAAGAGTTGCAAGACGGTAGCCTACATATTATTATAGGAACACACGCACTTATTGAAGATATTGTTCAATTCAAAAACTTGGGATTTGTGGTAATAGACGAACAGCACAGGTTTGGCGTAGAACAAAGGGCAAAACTATGGAAAAAGTCGATTACTCCGCCTCACGTGCTTGTTATGACTGCCACTCCTATTCCACGTACTTTGGCAATGACACTTTACGGCGATTTAGATGTTTCGGTTATTGACGAATTGCCACCTGGCAGATTGCCAATAAAAACAATTGCAGCTTTTGAAAAAGACAGACAAAAGGTTTTCAGGTTTGTGAAAAAGAATATTGACGAAAAAAGGCAAGCATATATTGTTTATCCTATAATTGAAGAATCTGAAACCCTCGATTTGCGCAGTTTGTACGAAGAATTTGAAAACATAAAACAAATTTTTCCTTCGCCTAAATATTCAATAGATATGCTTCACGGCAAAATGAAACCAGCCGAAAAAGATGAAGCAATGCTAAAGTTTAAAAATGGCGAAACCGATATCATGGTCGCTACTACTGTTGTTGAAGTTGGAGTTGACGTACCTAATGCAAACATAATGGTAATTGAAAATGCCGAGCGTTTCGGACTTTCGCAATTGCATCAGCTCAGAGGCAGAGTTGGAAGAGGCAAGTACCAATCGTATTGTATACTGATATCCGATTATAGTAAACTTAGTAGCGAAGGACGCACTCGTATTCAAACCATGGTCAACTCAAACGACGGCTTTGAAATAGCAGATGTGGACTTACGTTTGAGAGGTCCGGGCGACCTTGAAGGAACAGCTCAGAGTGGAATTTTGGAACTGAAAATCGCTAATTTAGTTAGAGATGAAAGAATGTTAGTTGTTGCTAAAAATGAAGCCGACAGAGTTCTGCTATACGAAAACGGACTCAATAATCCCGAAAATATCAATATTTTAAAGCATTTTCTACTTCTAAAGAAAAAACAAAAATCTTTCTCGCAAATCAGTTAA
- the ade gene encoding adenine deaminase, with amino-acid sequence MKPLKTISGHIVDIENRNIYDGILHISGDRIEKITKSDDVSDQYILPGFIDSHIHIESSMLVPSEFAKIAVTHGTIGAVCDPHEIANVNGVKGVEFMIENGKTVPFHFFNGAPSSVPTTSFETNGAKLGVAEIDELLSNKDIYHLSEMMNVPGVVFNDETVSAIIDLAKKYNKPIDGHAPGISSENLKLYAKAGISTDHECSTIDEAIEKINSGMNILIREGSAARNFDALVPLFDKYPEKLMFCSDDKHPDDLVKGHINLLVKRAVKLNYNLFDVLAAACINPVKHYNLNTGFVKTNDKANFIVVNNLSDFDIIKTVINGNIVAESNVSLIETKPPTIINKFNISEITVDEIAVEYSGNESINVIEAIDGELFTNKILVKPTVKDNKIVQNIDDDILKLVVVNRYNKAKPAVAFIKGFNLQSGAIASTVAHDSHNIIAVGTNDNDITTAINAIIETKGGICCSKDGKTDILKLPIAGLMSDLEASEVATQYQNIDAKAKQLGSTLKAPFMTLSFMALLVIPEIKLSDKGLFDGCKFEFISL; translated from the coding sequence ATGAAACCACTTAAAACCATTTCAGGACACATAGTCGATATTGAAAACCGTAATATTTACGATGGTATTCTTCATATTTCCGGCGATAGAATAGAAAAAATCACCAAATCCGATGACGTAAGCGATCAATATATTTTGCCCGGCTTCATCGATTCGCACATACATATTGAAAGCTCAATGCTTGTCCCTTCCGAATTTGCTAAAATTGCAGTTACTCATGGTACAATCGGAGCCGTCTGCGACCCACACGAAATTGCAAATGTTAACGGCGTAAAAGGAGTTGAATTTATGATTGAAAACGGAAAAACCGTACCGTTTCATTTTTTCAACGGTGCTCCATCTTCCGTTCCTACCACAAGTTTTGAAACAAACGGAGCTAAATTAGGTGTTGCCGAAATAGACGAACTTTTAAGCAATAAGGACATCTACCATTTGTCGGAAATGATGAACGTGCCAGGCGTTGTTTTCAACGACGAAACCGTATCGGCAATAATCGACTTAGCAAAAAAATACAATAAACCTATTGATGGTCATGCTCCGGGCATATCTTCCGAAAACTTAAAATTGTACGCCAAAGCAGGTATTAGCACCGACCACGAGTGCTCAACAATAGATGAAGCTATAGAAAAAATTAATAGTGGCATGAACATTTTAATTCGTGAAGGTAGCGCTGCCAGAAATTTTGATGCTCTTGTTCCCTTATTTGATAAATATCCCGAAAAATTAATGTTTTGTAGCGACGATAAGCACCCCGACGACCTTGTGAAAGGACACATAAATTTATTGGTTAAAAGGGCTGTAAAATTGAATTACAACCTATTTGATGTGCTCGCAGCCGCCTGTATTAACCCCGTAAAACATTATAACCTTAATACCGGATTTGTAAAAACTAATGATAAGGCTAACTTCATTGTAGTTAACAATTTGTCCGATTTTGATATTATAAAAACTGTCATAAATGGAAATATCGTTGCCGAAAGCAATGTTTCTTTAATTGAAACAAAACCGCCTACAATTATTAATAAATTCAACATATCTGAGATTACAGTTGATGAAATTGCTGTAGAATATTCGGGTAACGAAAGCATAAATGTAATTGAAGCCATTGATGGTGAGTTATTTACAAACAAAATACTTGTAAAACCAACTGTTAAGGACAATAAAATCGTTCAAAATATTGATGACGACATACTAAAACTTGTTGTTGTCAATAGATACAACAAAGCCAAGCCTGCCGTAGCCTTTATCAAAGGTTTTAACTTGCAATCGGGAGCTATTGCATCTACGGTTGCTCACGACAGCCATAATATTATTGCTGTTGGCACAAACGACAATGACATTACGACAGCAATAAACGCAATAATAGAAACCAAAGGCGGAATTTGTTGCAGCAAAGACGGAAAAACCGATATACTAAAACTACCCATAGCCGGACTAATGTCAGACCTTGAAGCATCGGAAGTAGCTACTCAATATCAAAACATTGATGCTAAAGCAAAACAATTGGGTAGCACGCTAAAAGCGCCGTTTATGACGCTTTCATTTATGGCGTTGTTGGTTATACCCGAAATCAAACTAAGCGATAAGGGTTTATTCGACGGTTGCAAGTTTGAGTTTATAAGCCTATAA
- a CDS encoding HIT family protein — translation MASIFSRIIKGEIPSYKVAENDDFYAFLDINPQARGHVLVVPKLEVDYIFDLPEDLYRAYWDFAKKVAKAIKLTIPCERVGVAVVGLDVPHSHIHLIPISKVEDMNFSKEKVKLTDEEMRKTAESIAEKYRLATEL, via the coding sequence ATGGCTAGTATATTTTCCAGAATAATAAAAGGCGAAATTCCATCGTATAAGGTGGCTGAAAACGACGACTTTTATGCTTTTTTGGATATAAATCCGCAAGCAAGAGGTCATGTTTTAGTGGTACCCAAACTAGAAGTCGATTATATATTCGATTTACCCGAAGATCTTTATCGCGCTTATTGGGATTTTGCTAAAAAAGTTGCAAAAGCAATTAAATTAACAATACCATGCGAAAGAGTAGGCGTGGCTGTTGTTGGTCTAGACGTTCCCCATTCTCATATACATCTTATCCCTATTTCTAAGGTTGAAGATATGAACTTTAGTAAAGAAAAAGTAAAATTAACGGATGAAGAGATGAGAAAAACCGCTGAGTCTATTGCTGAAAAGTATAGATTGGCAACAGAATTATAG
- the greA gene encoding transcription elongation factor GreA, with the protein MSKVVFYTEEGLEKLRAELKHLITVERPAISELIAEARDKGDLSENAEYDAAKDAQAMLENKISQLQDLISNARLIDKSRLDPNKVQLLATVTINNLTSKSKVTYTIVPESEANIREKKISVNSPIAKSLLGKSVGDKVEATVPAGILKLEVLEIKYNH; encoded by the coding sequence ATGTCAAAAGTAGTATTTTATACTGAAGAAGGTTTAGAAAAGTTGCGTGCTGAATTAAAGCACCTAATAACTGTTGAGCGTCCTGCAATTTCGGAGCTGATAGCTGAGGCTAGAGATAAAGGCGATTTATCGGAAAATGCCGAATATGATGCTGCTAAGGATGCTCAGGCTATGTTGGAAAATAAAATATCTCAGTTGCAAGATTTAATTAGCAATGCTCGCTTAATTGATAAGTCGAGGCTCGACCCAAATAAAGTGCAACTTCTCGCAACTGTTACAATAAACAATCTTACAAGTAAGAGTAAGGTAACTTATACTATTGTTCCGGAGAGTGAAGCTAATATTAGGGAGAAAAAAATATCGGTAAACTCGCCCATAGCTAAAAGTTTGTTAGGCAAAAGCGTTGGCGATAAGGTTGAAGCTACCGTTCCTGCCGGAATACTGAAATTAGAAGTACTTGAAATAAAATATAATCATTAA
- a CDS encoding PorV/PorQ family protein gives MKKILNKIVIITVVAALLLPGYMQAGNKDRSGEAGASQLLINPWAKSSGWNGANVACAFGLESLFSNVAGLAFTPGTEVSFNHTQWLKGAEIGIYNIGIAQRVGPGSVLGASIMTMNFGDIPITRVDLPEGGVGNFSPRYLVINLAYAKAFSNSIYGGFNFKIINESMSNLSASGVAIDAGIQYVTGIKENIKFGIALKNIGPTMRYTGDGLSIQTFLPGNSNQFTMDIRSSAFELPTQLFIGGSYALDFAEIHQITFAGAFVSNAFGKDQFVLGLEYSLSDYLQVRGAYTYEDGILDNAKRTTVFTGPSAGITVQAPLNSDKSSVFAVDYSYRATNPFGGVHNIAARLNF, from the coding sequence ATGAAAAAGATTTTAAATAAAATAGTTATAATTACAGTCGTTGCAGCCTTGTTGTTACCGGGTTATATGCAGGCTGGAAATAAAGACAGGTCTGGAGAAGCTGGAGCTTCCCAGTTATTGATAAACCCGTGGGCAAAAAGTTCGGGCTGGAATGGAGCCAACGTGGCTTGTGCCTTTGGTTTGGAAAGTTTGTTTTCAAACGTTGCAGGTTTGGCTTTTACTCCGGGTACTGAAGTTTCTTTCAACCATACACAATGGTTGAAAGGAGCTGAAATAGGTATATATAATATTGGTATAGCACAACGCGTTGGACCTGGAAGCGTTTTGGGTGCCTCTATTATGACAATGAATTTTGGAGATATACCTATTACTAGAGTTGACCTTCCCGAAGGAGGAGTTGGAAACTTTTCGCCCAGATATTTGGTTATTAACCTTGCATATGCAAAAGCGTTCTCTAACTCAATATACGGAGGTTTCAACTTTAAAATTATTAACGAGTCAATGAGTAACCTTAGCGCAAGCGGTGTAGCTATTGATGCCGGTATTCAGTACGTAACCGGTATTAAAGAAAACATCAAGTTCGGTATTGCTCTTAAAAACATTGGACCTACCATGAGATATACGGGAGACGGTTTGTCAATTCAAACATTCTTACCGGGCAACTCTAACCAATTTACCATGGACATACGTTCATCGGCGTTTGAATTGCCAACACAGCTATTTATTGGAGGTTCTTATGCTTTGGACTTTGCTGAAATTCACCAAATTACATTTGCAGGAGCATTTGTTTCAAATGCCTTCGGTAAAGACCAATTTGTTTTAGGTCTAGAGTATAGCTTAAGCGACTACTTGCAAGTACGTGGAGCATATACCTACGAAGATGGCATTTTAGATAATGCAAAAAGAACGACAGTATTTACAGGACCTAGTGCAGGTATTACTGTTCAAGCTCCTTTAAATTCTGACAAATCTTCCGTATTTGCGGTAGATTATTCGTATAGAGCAACTAATCCATTTGGTGGAGTTCACAATATTGCTGCCAGACTAAATTTCTAA